One stretch of Cedecea neteri DNA includes these proteins:
- the mtnK gene encoding S-methyl-5-thioribose kinase, which produces MSQYRTFTAADAVAYAQQFGGLQTPSELVEAQEVGDGNLNLVFKIFDTQGVSRTIVKQALPYVRCVGESWPLTLDRARLEAQTLVEHYQHSPEHTVNVVHYDPALAVMVMEDLSSHRIWRGELVKGVYYPQAASQLGEYLAKTLFHTSDFYLHPHDKKALVSRFINAEMCEITEDLFFNDPYQIHERNNYPAALEQQIAALRSDNALKLAVAQLKHKFFSSAEALLHGDIHSGSIFVAEGSLKAIDAEFGYVGPIGFDIGTAIGNLLLNYCALPGHFGPRDAASQREQRLKDIQEIWLSFSGHFTTLARAKTRDAALATEGYAEHYLQKVWVDAVGFCGAELIRRCVGLSHVADLESIEDEATRLACVSHAIELGKFLILIADQVNSVDEFIARVRQKG; this is translated from the coding sequence ATGTCGCAATACCGCACTTTTACCGCCGCTGACGCAGTGGCTTATGCTCAACAGTTTGGCGGGCTGCAGACGCCGTCTGAGCTGGTGGAGGCGCAGGAAGTGGGCGACGGCAACCTTAATCTGGTGTTTAAAATCTTTGATACCCAGGGCGTTAGCCGGACGATCGTGAAGCAGGCGCTGCCGTATGTGCGCTGCGTGGGCGAGTCCTGGCCGCTGACGCTGGATCGTGCTCGTCTTGAGGCGCAAACCCTGGTGGAGCACTATCAGCACAGCCCTGAGCACACGGTAAACGTGGTGCATTACGACCCGGCGCTGGCGGTGATGGTGATGGAAGATCTCTCCAGCCATCGCATCTGGCGCGGCGAGCTGGTGAAGGGCGTTTATTATCCTCAGGCGGCAAGCCAGCTTGGGGAATATCTGGCAAAGACGTTGTTCCACACCTCGGATTTCTACCTGCATCCGCATGATAAGAAGGCGCTGGTTTCCCGTTTTATCAATGCTGAAATGTGTGAAATCACCGAGGATCTGTTCTTTAACGACCCGTATCAGATCCATGAGCGTAATAACTACCCGGCCGCGCTGGAGCAGCAGATCGCCGCGCTGCGTAGCGATAACGCTCTAAAGCTGGCCGTGGCTCAGCTAAAACATAAATTCTTCTCCAGCGCCGAAGCGTTGCTGCACGGTGATATCCACAGCGGCTCAATTTTCGTGGCGGAAGGCAGCCTGAAAGCCATCGACGCCGAGTTTGGCTACGTTGGCCCTATTGGGTTTGATATTGGCACCGCCATCGGCAACCTGCTGCTGAACTACTGCGCGCTGCCGGGGCATTTTGGCCCACGTGATGCGGCCAGCCAGCGCGAGCAACGGCTGAAAGATATTCAGGAGATTTGGCTGAGCTTCTCCGGGCACTTTACGACGCTTGCTCGCGCCAAAACGCGCGACGCAGCGCTGGCGACGGAAGGATATGCCGAACACTATCTGCAAAAAGTTTGGGTAGATGCGGTAGGCTTCTGTGGCGCCGAGCTGATTCGCCGCTGCGTGGGTTTGTCCCATGTCGCCGATCTGGAAAGTATTGAAGATGAGGCGACTCGCCTGGCCTGTGTCAGCCACGCGATTGAGCTGGGCAAATTCCTGATTCTGATTGCCGACCAGGTGAATTCAGTGGATGAGTTTATTGCGAGAGTTCGGCAGAAGGGGTGA
- a CDS encoding 1,2-dihydroxy-3-keto-5-methylthiopentene dioxygenase gives MSALTIFTDTEAKEPVWHSTDAQEIREQLNAKDVRFERWEANQDLGANPTSETVIGAYQHAIDKLVAEKGYQSWDVISLRADNPQKDVLRTKFLSEHTHGEDEVRFFVEGAGLFCLHLDDKVYQILCEKNDLISVPAGTPHWFDMGSEPHFTAIRIFDNPEGWVAHFTGDAIADAYPRLP, from the coding sequence ATGAGCGCATTGACCATTTTTACCGATACCGAAGCAAAGGAGCCGGTATGGCACAGCACGGACGCGCAAGAAATTCGCGAGCAGCTGAACGCAAAAGACGTGCGTTTTGAGCGCTGGGAAGCGAACCAGGATTTAGGGGCTAATCCGACGTCGGAGACGGTGATCGGGGCCTACCAGCACGCTATCGACAAGCTGGTGGCGGAGAAGGGCTATCAGAGCTGGGACGTTATCAGCCTGCGGGCGGACAACCCACAGAAAGACGTGCTGCGGACCAAGTTCCTGTCCGAGCATACCCACGGCGAAGACGAAGTCCGTTTCTTTGTAGAAGGCGCGGGGCTGTTCTGCCTGCATCTGGACGACAAGGTGTATCAGATCCTATGCGAGAAGAATGATTTGATTTCCGTCCCGGCCGGAACGCCGCACTGGTTTGATATGGGGTCAGAGCCGCACTTTACCGCGATTCGTATTTTCGATAATCCGGAAGGCTGGGTGGCTCATTTTACCGGTGATGCGATTGCGGATGCTTATCCACGGTTGCCGTAG
- the mtnA gene encoding S-methyl-5-thioribose-1-phosphate isomerase, whose translation MHNLKTTSLEVRDNQLWILDQQALPQQKNWLPAHTVGQLVSHIHALSVRGAPLIGLSASLLLALLAEQGLTKPQLAEALETLRASRPTAVNLMNNLDRMKQALAQENFVAALGEEALRLVAEDKVLCDNIARAGAALVKPGSRLLTHCNTGGLATAGVGTALGVIQRAFNEGHVASVWVDETRPLLQGGRLTAWELGELGIPYRLICDSMAASLMAKKQVDAIWVGADRIAANGDVANKIGTYSLAVLAHYHDIPFYVAAPHTTLDRNCPNGEAIPIEQRAAGEVTGVTGSFGSVHWAPENATVYNPAFDVTPAELISGWILDTGVVTPKQVRDGVFLPQK comes from the coding sequence ATGCATAATTTAAAAACCACCAGCCTTGAAGTGCGTGATAACCAGCTTTGGATCCTCGACCAGCAGGCGCTGCCGCAGCAGAAAAACTGGCTCCCGGCCCATACCGTTGGCCAACTGGTCAGCCATATTCATGCTCTTAGCGTGCGTGGTGCGCCGCTGATTGGTCTTTCCGCCAGCCTGCTGCTGGCGCTGCTGGCAGAGCAAGGACTTACAAAGCCCCAGCTCGCCGAGGCGCTGGAAACCCTGCGCGCTTCCCGCCCGACGGCGGTTAACCTGATGAATAACCTCGACCGCATGAAGCAGGCGCTGGCCCAGGAAAACTTTGTTGCAGCCCTGGGGGAAGAGGCTCTGCGGCTGGTGGCGGAAGATAAAGTGCTGTGCGACAACATAGCCCGTGCAGGCGCAGCGCTGGTGAAACCTGGCAGCCGCCTGTTGACCCACTGCAACACCGGCGGCCTTGCTACCGCAGGCGTAGGTACTGCGCTGGGCGTCATCCAGCGCGCGTTTAATGAAGGCCACGTCGCCAGCGTCTGGGTAGATGAAACGCGCCCGCTGCTGCAGGGCGGCAGGCTCACGGCATGGGAACTCGGTGAACTTGGCATTCCTTACCGGCTGATTTGCGATTCAATGGCCGCCAGCCTGATGGCGAAAAAGCAGGTGGATGCTATCTGGGTAGGCGCTGACCGCATCGCCGCGAACGGTGACGTGGCTAATAAAATCGGCACCTATAGCCTGGCCGTGCTGGCGCATTATCACGATATTCCGTTCTACGTTGCCGCCCCGCATACCACGCTGGACAGAAACTGTCCGAACGGCGAGGCCATTCCTATTGAGCAGCGAGCGGCAGGTGAAGTGACCGGCGTAACGGGCAGTTTTGGTAGCGTGCACTGGGCACCTGAAAATGCCACGGTGTACAACCCGGCGTTCGACGTGACTCCGGCAGAGTTAATTAGCGGCTGGATTCTGGATACGGGCGTAGTAACGCCGAAGCAGGTCCGGGATGGGGTATTTTTGCCTCAAAAATAA
- a CDS encoding IS110 family transposase — translation MTLTSVGVDIAKLKFDVAVLLPGQKYKTKKFANTPAGCREFIHWLTRFGDCHVCMEATGSYSTELATALSDGGYRVSLENPARIHAFSNTELTRNKTDKSDAALIARYCALYQPAQWHPAPLSQRQLTALVRHLKNLEEMRQMEENRLEAADKVITGSLKEHIATLDELIKETKKKIRQHIDDDPDLRKDKALLESIPGVGDVLSTSLLAFAGNLRRFRSSKALVAYAGLNPRRCESGMWKGKSRLSKVGSRELRSVLYMPTVVAGRCNEVVKDLMTRMASRGKTGKERVCAGMRKLLQLAYGVVKSGREFNAEIPLAG, via the coding sequence ATGACCCTCACTTCTGTCGGCGTTGATATTGCTAAGCTAAAATTTGATGTCGCTGTCCTGCTGCCTGGTCAGAAATACAAAACTAAAAAGTTTGCTAACACGCCTGCGGGATGTCGTGAGTTTATTCACTGGCTGACCCGCTTTGGGGACTGTCATGTCTGTATGGAAGCGACGGGCAGCTACAGCACGGAACTCGCCACGGCATTGTCCGATGGCGGCTATCGCGTCAGCCTGGAAAACCCTGCCCGCATTCATGCCTTCAGTAACACCGAACTGACCCGAAACAAAACGGATAAAAGCGATGCCGCCCTGATAGCAAGGTATTGTGCCCTGTATCAGCCAGCCCAATGGCATCCGGCTCCTCTCAGCCAGCGACAGCTGACCGCGCTGGTGCGGCATCTTAAAAATCTTGAAGAGATGCGTCAGATGGAAGAGAACAGGCTGGAGGCCGCAGATAAGGTCATCACTGGCTCGTTAAAAGAGCACATCGCCACGCTGGATGAACTGATAAAAGAAACCAAAAAGAAAATCAGACAGCACATTGATGATGACCCGGACCTGAGAAAAGACAAAGCGCTGCTGGAGAGTATCCCGGGAGTGGGAGATGTGCTGAGTACGAGTCTTCTGGCCTTCGCAGGAAACCTGAGGCGGTTCAGGAGCAGTAAGGCTCTGGTGGCTTATGCAGGGCTGAACCCACGACGTTGTGAGTCCGGGATGTGGAAGGGAAAGAGCAGGTTGTCAAAAGTGGGGAGCCGTGAGCTGCGTAGCGTGCTGTATATGCCTACGGTAGTGGCGGGAAGATGTAATGAAGTGGTGAAAGACCTGATGACCCGGATGGCGAGCAGGGGGAAGACAGGCAAAGAACGCGTGTGTGCAGGAATGAGAAAGCTGCTACAGCTGGCTTATGGGGTGGTGAAATCAGGGCGTGAATTTAACGCTGAAATACCGCTTGCCGGATAA
- a CDS encoding pyridoxal phosphate-dependent aminotransferase translates to MSHSPLIPESKLPALGTTIFTQMSALAQQHNAINLSQGFPDFDGPRFLQERLAFHVSQGANQYAPMTGVQALREAIAEKTEALYGHKPDANTDITVTAGATEALYAAITALVRPGDEVICFDPSYDSYAPAVTLSGGILKRISLQPPHFRVDWQAFAALLSDKTRLVILNTPHNPSATVWRKSDFAALWQAIGQHEVYVLSDEVYEHICFDEQGHASVLAHPQLRERAISVSSFGKTFHMTGWKVGYCVAPAAISAELRKVHQYLTFAVNTPAQLAIADMLRAEPEHYRELPEFYRARRDRFVEALADSRFEILPCEGTYFLLADYSAISDLDDVSFCQWLTKEVGVAAIPLSVFCADAFPHKLIRLCFAKQEATLDAAAERLRKV, encoded by the coding sequence ATGAGCCACTCCCCTTTGATTCCAGAAAGCAAACTGCCCGCGCTCGGCACCACCATCTTCACTCAGATGAGCGCTCTGGCGCAGCAGCACAACGCGATTAACCTCTCCCAGGGCTTCCCGGATTTTGACGGCCCGCGCTTCCTGCAGGAACGCCTGGCGTTTCACGTAAGCCAGGGCGCGAACCAGTATGCCCCGATGACCGGCGTTCAAGCCCTGCGTGAAGCCATCGCCGAGAAAACCGAAGCCCTGTACGGCCACAAGCCGGATGCCAATACCGATATTACGGTCACCGCTGGCGCGACCGAAGCGCTCTACGCCGCCATCACCGCGCTGGTTCGTCCGGGCGATGAGGTGATTTGCTTTGACCCGAGCTACGACAGCTACGCCCCGGCCGTGACGCTTTCCGGCGGTATTCTCAAGCGTATTTCGCTCCAGCCGCCTCACTTTCGCGTTGACTGGCAGGCGTTTGCTGCGCTGCTGAGCGACAAAACTCGCCTCGTCATTCTTAACACGCCACACAACCCGTCCGCTACCGTCTGGCGCAAAAGTGATTTTGCCGCGCTGTGGCAGGCCATCGGGCAGCACGAAGTTTATGTGCTGAGCGACGAAGTGTACGAGCATATTTGCTTCGACGAACAAGGCCACGCCAGCGTGCTGGCTCACCCGCAGCTGCGCGAGCGCGCTATCTCTGTGTCCTCTTTCGGCAAAACGTTCCATATGACGGGCTGGAAGGTGGGCTACTGCGTGGCGCCGGCGGCCATCAGCGCGGAGCTGCGTAAAGTGCACCAGTACCTGACGTTTGCGGTGAATACCCCGGCGCAGCTTGCGATTGCCGATATGCTGCGCGCCGAGCCGGAGCATTATCGCGAACTGCCGGAGTTTTACCGCGCACGCCGCGACCGCTTTGTTGAGGCGCTGGCGGACAGCCGGTTCGAAATCCTGCCCTGCGAAGGCACCTATTTCCTGCTGGCGGACTACAGCGCCATTTCCGATCTCGATGACGTGAGCTTCTGCCAGTGGCTAACCAAAGAAGTGGGCGTGGCGGCAATCCCGCTGTCGGTGTTCTGCGCGGATGCCTTCCCGCACAAGCTGATTCGCCTGTGCTTTGCCAAACAGGAAGCGACGCTGGACGCAGCGGCAGAAAGATTACGTAAGGTGTAA
- a CDS encoding DnaA inactivator Hda — protein sequence MNTPAQLSLPLYLPDDETFASFWPGDNPSLLAALQSVLRQDHSGYIYFWSREGGGRSHLLHAACAELSQRGEAVGYVPLDKRTWFVPEVLDGMEQLSLVCIDNIECVAGDEPWEMAIFNLYNRILESGKTRLLITGDRPPRQLNLQLPDLASRLDWGQIYKLQPLSDDDKLQALQLRSRLRGFELPEDVGRFLLKRLDREMRTLFMTLDQLDHASITAQRKLTIPFVKEILSL from the coding sequence CTGAATACGCCGGCACAGCTCTCACTGCCACTCTATCTTCCCGACGATGAAACCTTTGCGAGTTTCTGGCCGGGTGACAACCCTTCTTTATTAGCCGCACTGCAGTCGGTACTCCGTCAGGATCACAGCGGGTATATCTATTTCTGGTCGCGTGAAGGCGGCGGGCGCAGCCATTTGCTGCATGCAGCCTGCGCGGAACTTTCCCAGCGTGGCGAAGCCGTGGGCTACGTGCCGCTGGATAAGCGCACCTGGTTTGTGCCGGAAGTGCTTGATGGAATGGAGCAGCTCTCGCTGGTTTGCATCGACAATATTGAGTGCGTGGCCGGGGATGAACCGTGGGAAATGGCGATTTTCAATCTCTATAACCGTATTCTGGAGTCAGGGAAAACGCGCCTGCTGATCACCGGTGACAGGCCACCACGCCAGCTCAATCTGCAGCTACCGGACCTGGCTTCCCGCCTGGACTGGGGGCAAATCTACAAGCTGCAGCCGCTTTCCGATGATGACAAGCTACAGGCGCTCCAGCTGCGTTCCCGGCTGCGAGGGTTTGAACTGCCGGAAGACGTGGGGCGCTTTCTGTTAAAACGCCTCGATCGTGAAATGCGCACTCTGTTCATGACGCTCGATCAGCTCGATCACGCCTCAATCACCGCCCAGCGCAAGCTCACCATTCCGTTCGTGAAAGAAATCCTCAGCCTGTAA
- a CDS encoding LVIVD repeat-containing protein, which translates to MALPQPEYSRNMRLIGHSDQGGKPDGVQLMVHRGYAYIGHMVSQGFSIVDVRDPKNPKAAGFVPAPPGTWNIHLQAHDDLLLVINARDLFADVRFADEKVYYTKSVGETVRDVQDKGWSAGLRIFDISTPDKPKEISFLSLSGIGIHRCWYVGGRWAYVSALVDGFSDYIFLTIDLADPLNPQVAGNWWLPGMNTAAGEQPTWPEGKRYALHHAIISGDTAYASWRDGGLTLLDVSDRSQPQLISHRNWSPPFGGGTHTALPLPNRDLLVVLDEAVLDNQEDGEKLIWLFDIRDPANPVSISTFPQPDEIDYVAKGAHFGPHNLHENRPGSFISDTLIFATYQNAGVRAYDISNPYRPVETGALVPAAPERMMDTRPGRPQVIQSCDVFVDAQGIVYSTDYNGGLSIIEYLG; encoded by the coding sequence ATGGCACTGCCACAACCCGAATACAGCCGCAATATGCGGCTTATCGGCCATAGCGATCAGGGTGGAAAACCCGACGGCGTGCAGCTGATGGTGCATCGGGGCTATGCGTACATCGGCCATATGGTGTCTCAGGGTTTTTCGATTGTTGACGTCCGCGACCCCAAAAATCCGAAAGCGGCGGGCTTCGTGCCCGCGCCGCCGGGCACCTGGAATATTCACCTGCAGGCACACGACGACCTGCTGCTGGTGATTAACGCCCGCGACCTGTTCGCCGACGTGCGCTTCGCCGATGAAAAGGTTTACTACACCAAATCGGTTGGCGAAACGGTTCGCGACGTGCAGGACAAAGGCTGGAGCGCCGGGTTGCGCATTTTTGATATCTCCACGCCTGACAAGCCTAAAGAAATTAGCTTCCTGTCGCTGAGCGGCATCGGCATTCACCGCTGCTGGTACGTGGGCGGCCGCTGGGCCTATGTTTCCGCACTGGTCGACGGTTTTAGCGATTACATTTTCCTGACTATCGACCTCGCCGACCCACTCAATCCGCAGGTGGCGGGCAACTGGTGGCTGCCGGGGATGAACACCGCCGCAGGTGAACAACCGACCTGGCCGGAAGGGAAACGCTATGCGTTACACCACGCGATTATCAGCGGCGACACGGCGTATGCCAGCTGGCGCGACGGTGGCCTGACGCTGCTGGACGTGTCTGACCGCTCGCAGCCGCAGCTCATCAGCCACCGCAACTGGAGCCCGCCGTTTGGCGGCGGTACTCACACGGCGCTGCCGCTGCCGAACCGGGATCTGCTGGTGGTGCTCGACGAAGCGGTGCTGGACAACCAGGAGGACGGCGAGAAGCTGATTTGGCTGTTTGATATTCGTGACCCTGCAAACCCGGTCAGCATCTCCACGTTCCCGCAGCCGGATGAAATTGATTATGTGGCGAAAGGCGCGCACTTCGGCCCGCATAACCTGCACGAAAACCGCCCCGGCAGTTTTATCAGCGATACGTTGATTTTCGCGACTTATCAGAACGCGGGCGTGCGTGCCTACGATATTTCGAACCCATACCGCCCGGTAGAAACCGGTGCGCTAGTGCCAGCCGCCCCGGAAAGAATGATGGATACCCGCCCTGGCCGCCCGCAGGTAATCCAGTCATGTGATGTATTTGTGGATGCGCAAGGGATTGTGTACAGCACGGATTATAACGGTGGGTTGTCGATTATCGAGTATTTGGGGTAG
- a CDS encoding sugar ABC transporter substrate-binding protein: protein MKKLTTSLLALSLLAALPGHAATPTPVPEKIAAHDGPVRIAVIRNLGSDDNTTQFVAGAVQQAKKLGFKVSTFLSNGDDARFQDFVNQAISQKYDGIILSQGRDPYSTELVKKAVAAGIAVSVFDTAVNGTIPGVTVTQQDDASLTGLSFGQLVKDFNGKANIIKLWVAGFPPMERRQAAYQELLKANPGIKELESIGAVSSDVQGDTANKVGAILAKYPKGKIDAIWGTWDAFSQGAYKALQENGRTEIKLYSIDVSNQDIQLMREANSPWKVSVAVDPKLIGATNVRLVAYKIAGEQTPATYDFKAAAIPQALLASQPGPVNVASLSKIIPGWGQTDDFIAPWFATLEAKNK from the coding sequence ATGAAAAAACTGACAACTTCACTGCTGGCGCTTAGCCTGCTCGCCGCGCTGCCTGGCCACGCCGCAACGCCAACGCCGGTTCCGGAAAAAATCGCCGCGCACGACGGTCCTGTCCGCATCGCCGTGATTCGTAACCTCGGTTCCGACGATAACACCACGCAGTTTGTCGCCGGGGCGGTTCAGCAGGCCAAAAAGCTGGGCTTTAAGGTCAGCACCTTCCTGAGCAACGGCGACGACGCCCGCTTCCAGGACTTTGTAAACCAGGCCATCAGCCAGAAGTATGACGGGATTATTCTTTCTCAGGGCCGTGACCCTTACTCTACCGAACTGGTGAAAAAAGCCGTGGCTGCAGGCATTGCGGTATCGGTGTTTGATACCGCGGTGAACGGCACTATTCCTGGCGTGACCGTGACCCAGCAGGACGATGCTTCGCTGACCGGCCTCTCCTTCGGCCAGTTGGTTAAAGACTTCAACGGCAAAGCCAACATCATCAAGCTATGGGTCGCCGGTTTCCCACCGATGGAACGCCGCCAGGCCGCCTATCAGGAGCTGCTGAAAGCCAACCCGGGCATTAAAGAACTGGAGTCCATCGGCGCGGTTTCCTCCGACGTACAGGGCGATACCGCCAACAAAGTGGGCGCGATACTGGCGAAATACCCAAAAGGTAAAATCGACGCCATCTGGGGCACCTGGGACGCCTTCAGCCAGGGCGCCTATAAAGCGCTGCAGGAGAACGGCCGCACCGAAATTAAACTCTACAGCATCGACGTTTCTAACCAGGATATTCAGCTGATGCGTGAAGCCAACAGCCCGTGGAAAGTCAGCGTGGCGGTGGATCCGAAGCTGATTGGCGCCACCAACGTGCGCCTCGTCGCGTACAAGATTGCCGGGGAGCAAACGCCTGCAACCTACGACTTTAAAGCGGCCGCTATTCCTCAGGCGCTGCTGGCGAGCCAGCCTGGCCCGGTCAACGTCGCCTCGCTGAGCAAAATTATTCCGGGCTGGGGCCAGACCGACGACTTTATCGCCCCGTGGTTTGCCACACTCGAAGCGAAAAATAAATAA
- the mtnC gene encoding acireductone synthase, with protein MIRAIVTDIEGTTSDIRFVHNILFPYARERLAGFVRAQQNEIAPILNDLRAEINEPQADIDRLIETLFSFMDVDRKSTALKALQGLIWRDGYVNGDFTGHLYDDVLPALKAWKQQGIALYVYSSGSVAAQKLLFGYSDAGNITDLFSGYFDTHVGAKREVQSYRNIAEQAGVAPEELLFLSDIHQELDAAREAGWQTVQLIRGEADETSSHRQVNRFDHINPESFSS; from the coding sequence ATGATTCGCGCCATTGTTACCGATATTGAAGGCACCACCAGCGACATTCGCTTTGTGCACAACATCCTGTTCCCGTATGCCCGCGAACGCCTCGCAGGTTTTGTTCGCGCGCAACAGAATGAAATTGCCCCAATACTCAACGACCTGCGGGCGGAAATTAATGAACCACAGGCGGATATTGATCGGCTGATTGAGACGTTGTTTAGCTTCATGGATGTAGATCGTAAATCTACCGCGCTTAAAGCGCTGCAGGGCCTCATCTGGCGCGATGGCTACGTGAATGGAGACTTCACCGGCCATCTCTATGATGATGTTCTGCCCGCGCTGAAGGCCTGGAAACAGCAGGGCATTGCCCTGTATGTCTATTCGTCTGGCTCGGTGGCGGCGCAGAAGCTGCTCTTTGGCTACAGCGACGCCGGGAATATTACCGATTTGTTCAGCGGCTATTTTGATACCCACGTTGGGGCCAAGCGAGAAGTGCAGTCCTACCGCAACATCGCGGAACAGGCCGGCGTGGCGCCAGAAGAGCTGCTGTTCTTGTCCGATATTCACCAGGAGCTGGATGCTGCGCGGGAAGCCGGTTGGCAAACCGTGCAGCTGATTCGCGGCGAGGCCGATGAAACAAGCAGCCATCGCCAGGTAAACCGTTTCGACCACATTAATCCGGAGTCGTTTTCTTCATGA
- a CDS encoding ABC transporter permease, whose amino-acid sequence MSKALSLKASASGRQQLFDFLYKWGMLLTVVALVALFGIASDSFLEPNNIINILRSIAIVTVIAIGVSISLTVGGFDLSVGSTASLANALVISLFVWHGFGTTEAILITLVLCTLVGLFNAFLIVVLKIPDMLATLASLFVIQGVAMTYSYGGSITENMVLPSGDMAEGTIPAAFGLLGQVPTIVIIMLVVTLVAQLALSLTKHGRRMYAIGGNPEAARLSGIRTTRYRVAAYVLASLLAGLGGILLASRIGSSQVNAGGGYLMDAVAAAWIGFSLAGSGKPNALGTLVGAVILGVLQNGLVMLSVPYYAMDIIKGLVLAAALAITYIQRR is encoded by the coding sequence GTGAGCAAAGCATTATCCCTTAAGGCCAGCGCTTCAGGCCGCCAGCAGCTTTTTGACTTTCTCTACAAATGGGGGATGTTGCTCACCGTGGTCGCCCTGGTGGCGCTGTTCGGCATCGCGTCCGACAGCTTCCTCGAACCGAACAACATCATCAATATTCTGCGCTCCATCGCCATTGTCACGGTGATTGCCATCGGCGTGTCTATCTCGCTCACCGTGGGCGGGTTTGACCTGTCCGTGGGCTCGACCGCCTCGCTGGCCAACGCGCTGGTGATTTCGCTGTTCGTCTGGCACGGCTTCGGCACAACCGAGGCCATTCTTATCACCCTGGTCCTGTGCACGCTGGTCGGGCTGTTTAACGCCTTCCTGATCGTGGTGCTGAAAATTCCCGACATGCTCGCCACGCTGGCCAGCCTGTTTGTGATTCAGGGCGTGGCGATGACCTACAGCTACGGCGGCTCGATTACCGAAAATATGGTGCTGCCGAGCGGTGACATGGCCGAAGGGACTATTCCCGCCGCCTTTGGCCTGCTCGGGCAGGTGCCGACCATCGTTATCATCATGCTGGTGGTCACTCTGGTTGCCCAGCTTGCGCTGTCTCTGACCAAACATGGCCGCCGGATGTACGCCATCGGCGGTAACCCGGAGGCGGCTCGTCTGTCCGGCATACGTACCACTCGCTATCGCGTGGCGGCCTACGTGCTGGCCTCGCTGCTGGCGGGCTTAGGCGGCATTCTGCTGGCCTCGCGTATTGGCTCCTCACAGGTCAACGCCGGTGGCGGCTACCTGATGGATGCCGTAGCCGCGGCCTGGATTGGTTTCTCTCTGGCAGGCTCTGGCAAACCTAACGCGCTCGGCACGCTGGTCGGCGCGGTGATTCTGGGCGTGCTGCAAAACGGGCTGGTGATGCTCTCCGTGCCCTACTACGCCATGGATATTATTAAAGGCCTGGTGCTGGCTGCAGCGCTGGCGATTACTTACATACAACGACGCTAA